From a single Larimichthys crocea isolate SSNF chromosome XIII, L_crocea_2.0, whole genome shotgun sequence genomic region:
- the washc5 gene encoding WASH complex subunit 5, which produces MVDFLAENNLCGQAILRIVSRGNAIIAELLRLSDFIPPVFRLKDKSDQQKYGDIICDFSYFKGPEYYEGKLEAKPDLQDLDEEFRENNIEILSRFYLAFESVHKYIVDLNRYLDDLHEGVYIQQTLETVLLNEDGKQLLCEALYLYGVMLLVIDQKIEGEVRERMLVSYYRYSAARSSADSNLDDICKLLRSTGYSSQPGAKRPANYPESYFQRVPISTPFISMVIGRLRSDDIYNQVSAYPLPEHRSTALANQAAMLYVCLYFSPSILHTQQAKMREIVDKYFPDNWVISIYMGITVNLVEAWEPYKAAKTALNYTLDSANIKEQATRYAASMETLRPHVQQLLKEGFLREEIILDNIPKLLNCLRDCNVAIRWLMLHSAESAYDPNNKRLRQMKDQVLNDSKYNPKILFQILLDTAQFEFTLKEMFKQMLSEKQIKWESYKKEGSERMTELAEVFSGVKPLTRVEKNENLQAWFREISKQIESLNYEDSTAAGRKTVQLIQALVEVQEFHQLESNLQVCQFLADTRKFLHQMIRTINIKEEVLITMQIVGDLSYAWQIIDSFTLIMQESIRVNPSMVTKLRATFLKLASALDLPLLRINQANSADLLSVSQFYSGELVAYVRKVLQIIPESMFTSLAKIIKLQIHDIMEVPTRLDKDKLKDYSQLGARYEVAKLTHDISIFTEGILMMKTTLVGIIKVDPKQLLEDGIRKELVKRVAYALHKGLIFNPKAKMSELMPKLKDMAATMDGFYRSFEYIQDYVSIYGLKIWQEEVSRIINYNVEQECNSFLRAKIQDWQSVHQSTHIPIPKFPSVDESATFIGRLCREILRITDPKVTCYIDQMNTWYDLKSHQEVTNNRLFSEIQNTLGTFGLNGLDRLLCFMIVKELQNFLTMIQRTILRDKAVVDVFKAMLSVVNPIQGIVANASKVYASTVAKTQKIWGAYQESIMKVGQMQILRQQIANELNYSCKFDSKHLAAALENLNKSLLADIEAHYQDPSLPYPKEDNTLLYDITAHLEAAGIHNPLNKIYITTKRLPYFPIINFLFIIAQLPKLQYSKNQGMTCRKATDPVDWPPLVLGMLTLLKQFHSRYTNQFMALIGQFIRSIMEQCTSQKIPDMPSDVVGALMFLEDYVKYTKLSRKVAEAHVPSFIFDEFRTIL; this is translated from the exons ATGGTGGACTTCCTGGCGGAGAACAACCTGTGCGGCCAGGCCATCCTCAGGATAGTTTCCAGAGGGAATGCTATCATTGCCGAGCTCTTGCGCCTCTCTGACTTCATCCCTCCAGTTTTCAGACTCAAGGACAAGAGCGACCAGCAGAAATATGGAGACATCATCTGTGACTTCAGCTACTTTAAG ggTCCAGAGTATTATGAGGGAAAGCTGGAAGCCAAACCTGATCTTCAAGACCTGGATGAAGAGTTCAGAGAAAACAACATTGAGATTCTGTCCAGGTTCTATCTGGCATTTGAGAGTGTCCACAAATATATAGTGGATCTTAACAG ATATTTGGATGACCTACATGAGGGTGTTTATATTCAGCAGACCCTGGAGACTGTGCTCTTAAATGAGGATGGGAAACAGCTATTA TGTGAAGCTCTGTACCTGTATGGAGTCATGTTGCTGGTTATTGACCAAAAAATTGAAGGGGAGGTCAGAGAGAGGATGCTTGTTTCCTACTATAGATACAG TGCTGCCCGTTCATCAGCCGACTCCAACCTGGATGACATCTGCAAACTCCTGCGCAGCACCGGCTACTCCAGTCAACCTGGAGCCAAACGGCCAGCCAACTACCCAGAGAGCTACTTCCAGAGAGTGCCCATCAGTACCCCTTTTATTAGCATGGTCATTGGGAGGCTGCGTTCAGACGACATATACAACCAA GTGTCTGCGTACCCTCTACCGGAGCATCGTAGCACAGCGCTGGCTAACCAGGCAGCCATGCTGTATGTATGCCTCTACTTCAGCCCGTCCATACTGCATACCCAGCAGGCCAAGATGAGAGAGATAGTAGACAAGTACTTCCCTGACAACTGG GTTATCAGTATCTACATGGGGATCACGGTGAACCTGGTGGAGGCTTGGGAACCGTACAAAGCTGCCAAGACCGCTCTCAACTACACCTTAGATTCTGCAAACATCAAAGAACAG GCCACTCGATATGCAGCCAGCATGGAGACCCTGAGGCCTCACGTGCAGCAGCTGCTTAAGGAAGGTTTCCTCAGGGAGGAGATCATCCTGGACAACATTCCCAAACTACTCAACTGTCTGAGGGATTGCAATGTTGCTATCCGCTGGCTGATGCTGCACTCTGCAGAGTCAG CCTATGACCCAAACAACAAGAGACTGCGTCAGATGAAAGACCAAGTGCTCAACGACTCCAAATACAACCCCAAGATCCTGTTCCAGATCCTGCTAGACACTGCTCAGTTTGAGTTCACACTCAAAGAG ATGTTCAAGCAGATGTTGTCAGAGAAGCAGATCAAATGGGAGAGCTACAAGAAGGAGGGATCAGAGAGAATGACTGAGCTGGCCGAGGTCTTCTCTGGCGTCAAACCTCTTACCAGGGTGGAGAAAAACG AGAACTTACAGGCCTGGTTCAGGGAAATCTCAAAGCAGATCGAGTCTTTGAACTACGAGGACTCCACAGCTGCTGGGAGGAAGACAGTTCAGCTCATACAGGCTCTCGTTGAG GTCCAAGAGTTCCACCAGTTGGAGTCGAACCTGCAGGTCTGTCAGTTCCTGGCTGACACCAGGAAGTTCCTGCACCAAATGATTCGCACCATTAATATCAAAGAAGAGGTCCTCATCACCATGCAGATAGTTGGAGATCTGTCCTACGCGTGGCAGATAATTGACAG CTTCACATTAATTATGCAGGAGAGCATCAGAGTCAACCCGTCCATGGTTACTAAACTGAGAGCTACATTTCTGAAG cTGGCATCTGCATTGGACCTTCCATTGCTGCGTATCAACCAGGCCAACAGTGCCGACCTGCTGAGTGTCTCACAGTTCTACTCTGGAGAGTTGGTGGCGTATGTCAGGAAG GTACTGCAGATCATCCCAGAGAGCATGTTCACTTCTCTGGCCAAGATCATCAAGCTTCAGATCCATGACATCATGGAGGTGCCCACACGGCTAGATAAGGACAAGCTGAAGGACTACTCTCAGCTCGGGGCTCGCTATGAA GTGGCCAAACTCACCCATGACATCTCTATTTTCACTGAGGGAATCCTGATGATGAAGACCACTCTAGTTGGAATCATAAAG GTGGATCCCAAGCAGCTTCTGGAGGATGGCATCAGGAAGGAGCTGGTTAAGAGGGTAGCATATGCTCTGCACAAGGGATTGATCTTCAACCCCAAGGCTAAG ATGAGTGAGCTAATGCCCAAACTGAAGGATATGGCAGCCACCATGGATGGGTTCTACAGGTCGTTTGAGTACATCCAGGACTATGTCAGCATTTACGGCCTTAAAATCTGGCAGGAAGAAGTATCCCGCATCATCAACTACAATGTAGAACAGGAATGCAACAGCTTCCTCAGGGCCAAG ATCCAGGACTGGCAGAGTGTGCACCAGTCCACTCACATCCCCATCCCAAAGTTTCCCTCGGTGGATGAGTCTGCCACCTTCATCGGTCGTCTCTGCAGAGAGATCCTCCGAATCACTGATCCCAA GGTAACATGCTACATTGATCAGATGAACACTTGGTACGACCTTAAAAGCCACCAGGAGGTCACCAACAACAGGCTGTTCTCTGAAATCCAGAACACCCTCGGTACATTTGGGCTCAACGGACTAGACCGCCTGCTCTGCTTCATGATTGTCAAGGAACTTCAG AACTTCCTGACAATGATTCAGAGGACCATCCTGAGGGACAAAGCTGtggttgatgtttttaaagCCATGCTGAGTGTTGTCAACCCAATCCAGGGCATTGTGG ctAATGCCAGCAAAGTGTACGCCAGTACTGTGGCCAAAACCCAGAAGATCTGGGGTGCATACCAGGAGTCCATCATGAAG GTGGGTCAAATGCAGATTCTCAGACAGCAGATAGCTAATGAGCTGAACTACTCCTGCAAGTTTGACTCGAAACACCTGGCTGCTGCCCTGGAAAACCTCAACAA GTCTCTGCTGGCAGACATTGAAGCTCACTACCAGGATCCATCCTTGCCCTACCCAAAGGAGGACAACACTCTGCTGTATGACATTACTGCCCATCTGGAGGCTGCTGGCATTCACAACCCACTCAACAAG ATCTACATCACCACTAAGCGCCTGCCGTACTTCCCCATCATCAACTTCCTGTTCATTATTGCACAGCTGCCTAAACTTCAGTACAGCAAAAACCAag gaatgacatgcaggaaagccACAGACCCAGTGGACTGGCCTCCTCTAGTGCTCGGCATGCTTACCCTGCTGAAGCAGTTCCACTCCAGATACACAAATCAGTTCATGGCTCTCATTGGTCAGTTCATCCGCTCTATCATGGAGCAGTGCACAAG TCAGAAGATCCCTGACATGCCTTCTGATGTGGTGGGAGCTCTGATGTTCCTAGAAGACTACGTGAAGTACACAAAACTGTCACGCAAG GTGGCCGAAGCCCATGTGCCCAGTTTCATTTTTGATGAGTTCAGAACAATACTGTGA
- the nsmce2 gene encoding E3 SUMO-protein ligase NSE2, with amino-acid sequence MSLSAVHGTLSSLKACQADIGTGMDIVTDVAMDLAETQDKDVNPGIKEMEAMILECAKLDREINYFVDVVQQVTAEVTTQQPEAMFSLSAKVKEQFTERIGRLSDAELQSHQKVVAFKDSISNSLNQANQVSAENMEELDEDIAVTQSQVNFTCPLTQVEMVNPMKNKKCNHHYDEAAILNLIKTRHGQKKKCRCPVVGCGNTDVKESDLITDQMLRRRIQSHKRQANRT; translated from the exons ATGTCTCTCAGCGCGGTTCACGGTACACTGTCGAGCCTGAAGGCGTGTCAGGCAGACATCGGGACCGGGATGGACATAGTGACAGATGTTGCTATGGACCTGGCGGAAACTCAAG ATAAAGACGTGAACCCTGGCATCAAAGAGATGGAGGCCATGATTCTGGAGTGTGCCAAGCTGGACAGGGAGATTAACTACTTTGTTGACGTCGTGCAACAAGTCACAGCAGAG GTTACTACACAGCAGCCAGAGGCCATGTTCAGCCTGTCTGCCAAAGTGAAGGAGCAGTTCACGGAGAGGATAGGCAGGCTCTCGGATGCTGAACTGCAGAGTCATCAGAAAGTAGTGGCCTTCAAGGACAGCATCAGTAACTCTCTCAACCAAG ctaACCAAGTGTCAGCAGAGAACATGGAGGAGCTTGACGAGGACATCGCTGTTACACAGAGCCAAGTCAACTTCACCTGCCCACTCACACAG GTTGAAATGGTGAACCCGATGAAGAATAAGAAGTGTAACCACCACTATGATGAAGCAGCCATACTGAACCTGATCAAAACAAGACACGgccagaaaaagaaatgccG cTGTCCTGTGGTGGGCTGTGGGAACACAGACGTGAAAGAGTCGGATCTGATCACTGACCAGATGTTGAGGAGACGGATCCAGAGCCATAAAAGACAGGCCAACCGGACATAG
- the lratd2b gene encoding protein FAM84B, which translates to MCSALSDPVHPPFTFMGNQVEKLTHLNYAEVPTSDPNGFDPDDDGPRIGVSYIFSNDDGDDDQDENFDHFASVNHAANHEEKPFDPQDELECAIYYREECVYERDIGAATLSPESLLNKCRPGDLLEFVATGQYPHWAVYVGDFQVVHLHRAEIKNNFLTDVSQGKKGRIVNSLYRYRALPPESIVRNALDHVGSRDRELYWRNSECFAAWCRFGKREFKIGGEIRIGKQPYRLKLLFSEKKSHVLEFQSLEDVIMEKRRNDQIGKDAVTQELSNHLNTTNEIKEERFVD; encoded by the coding sequence ATGTGCTCAGCTTTATCCGACCCAGTTCATCCACCTTTCACCTTTATGGGGAACCAGGTGGAGAAACTAACGCATTTAAATTACGCAGAGGTGCCAACGTCGGATCCAAATGGGTTCGACCCGGATGACGACGGACCGCGGATAGGGGTCTCTTATATTTTCTCCAACGACGACGGAGACGACGATCAGGATGAAAATTTTGACCACTTTGCGTCGGTCAACCACGCAGCGAACCACGAAGAGAAGCCCTTCGACCCTCAGGATGAGCTAGAGTGCGCGATTTATTACCGAGAGGAGTGCGTATACGAGAGAGACATCGGAGCCGCCACGCTCTCACCGGAAAGTCTCCTGAACAAGTGCCGACCCGGAGACCTGCTGGAGTTTGTTGCCACTGGACAGTATCCACACTGGGCTGTTTACGTCGGGGACTTCCAGGTGGTTCACCTGCACAGAGCTGAAATAAAGAACAACTTTCTCACAGACGTGAGCCAGGGCAAAAAAGGCAGGATAGTGAACAGCCTCTACAGGTACCGTGCGCTCCCGCCGGAGTCAATCGTGCGCAACGCCCTGGATCATGTTGGgtcgagagacagagagctgtacTGGAGGAACTCTGAGTGTTTTGCCGCCTGGTGCCGTTTTGGCAAACGGGAGTTCAAAATCGGTGGGGAGATAAGGATAGGAAAGCAGCCGTACAGGTTAAAATTACTCTTTTCAGAGAAGAAGAGTCACGTCCTGGAGTTTCAGAGCCTGGAGGACGTGATCATGGAAAAGAGGAGGAACGATCAGATTGGCAAAGATGCTGTGACGCAAGAGCTGTCCAACCACCTGAacacaacaaatgaaatcaaagagGAGCGTTTTGTTGACTGA